The Wansuia hejianensis genomic interval GAAATACGGCGCCATCAGACGGCTGGCCCCCAATTCTACCGCCATCACAGACATGCCCGCAAAGAATTCCGTGGCATACAGGAAATATTTGTGTCTCATCAATTTTGATTCCATAAAGAGTCCCTTTCCTTATTCGTAATTTCATTCATACCAGATACAGGCTGAAATAGGCGACCACCCCTTCGCCGCACCAGTAGGGGATTCCGGCCTCTTCTGCCATCAGCTCTGCCTTCATGCAGTAAGCGGAAATACAGGATGGTGCCTCCTCCGGGTATTTGCAGGCTTCTCCCGAAAACCCCTTGCAGGTGCCACAGGCTTCGCAGGGTCCGGCCAGCATGGGCAGGCCGTCTACTCCCTCTTCCCTCAGCATCTGAATCAGATTGCGGCTCCTGCGGTTATGATCCGCTTTTACCTCCACAAGCTTGCGACGGTTATCCCAGCTTCCCACA includes:
- a CDS encoding DUF2284 domain-containing protein encodes the protein MTEDGIMELAKNEGFTNVAVIPADKLVFDRELRKYCEENVCGNYGKNYSCPPFCGTPEEMRDRAGKYGRAWIFQTIADVGSWDNRRKLVEVKADHNRRSRNLIQMLREEGVDGLPMLAGPCEACGTCKGFSGEACKYPEEAPSCISAYCMKAELMAEEAGIPYWCGEGVVAYFSLYLV